A part of Aspergillus flavus chromosome 5, complete sequence genomic DNA contains:
- a CDS encoding putative histone-lysine N-methyltransferase (unnamed protein product), whose translation MASIQPAGSSAPSSNINSPILPPSGTPFFNGPLSDTNTRSSPAPASNASAQTDGPRSKRNKRDSRKKREAKGLDQEIVPAKKRATAVQNTALPSSDLNILRPLLLAEPRPSDLLPPQPRQLNLVSRKTSEVIGQSWSFYEVVDKLTNKNGFRYSYAIADTSFPHIKYRQTDVRPYNARFSFEDSPAAILFNEDALAVTTNGPWHTARANVCAREGTFYYEARIISGVLSDPQTAPANGKSCLPSRGHVRLGFARREADLDVNVGVDCYGYGIRDVNGEVVNRMRCEYFFPKGESIREGDVIGMLITLPPLSLHKRIVEGTYDPAVDGHASTSGIELSMATNVIRDRIPFHYKSDFCWQQSNVFPTKQLRDYAFNLKETPTFGPPSPMNTEDASLRTLPGSSITIFKNGIKMGTPFKELYAFLPPASRLANGTNNLGLGERENADDGMIGYYPAVSCYGGGAVECRFEGPWWIGPPQAENGEPIRGIGERFNEQIVEDVVADIVDEVEAMLVWGGVDGDVVGNAQMDGTGTGAVGGSEVLKGGVGAAYESAVSAVSAGPGTGPSTVENSVGNVGSPDVGTGHSTFEDAASVGVVGTPNTEEPAARPENITVGHDVEMS comes from the coding sequence ATGGCATCCATACAGCCGGCTGGGTCTTCCGCACCCTCGTCGAATATCAATTCGCCGATCCTGCCTCCCAGTGGAACACCGTTTTTCAATGGACCTCTATCAGATACGAATACAAGATCATCACCTGCGCCCGCTAGTAATGCGTCAGCGCAAACTGACGGTCCAAGGTCCAAACGCAACAAACGCGACAGTCGTAAAAAGCGCGAGGCTAAGGGATTGGACCAGGAAATCGTGCCCGCCAAAAAGAGAGCAACTGCTGTTCAAAATACCGCTCTTCCCAGTTCGGACCTGAATATTCTCAGACCTTTGCTCCTTGCTGAGCCGAGACCGTCCGATTTATTACCCCCACAGCCTCGCCAGCTAAATTTAGTGAGTCGGAAAACATCTGAGGTAATTGGCCAGAGTTGGAGCTTCTACGAAGTCGTTGACAAGCTTACCAATAAAAATGGGTTCCGCTATAGCTACGCCATAGCCGATACTAGCTTCCCACATATAAAATACCGCCAGACCGATGTTCGTCCTTATAATGCTCGCTTCAGCTTTGAGGATTCGCCTGCAGCGATACTCTTTAACGAAGACGCACTTGCCGTAACTACCAACGGACCGTGGCACACCGCGCGCGCTAATGTATGTGCGCGCGAAGGAACCTTTTACTATGAGGCGCGCATCATTAGCGGTGTATTGAGTGACCCGCAGACAGCACCTGCCAACGGAAAGTCTTGCTTGCCATCAAGAGGCCATGTCCGTCTTGGGTTTGCGCGAAGGGAGGCGGATTTGGATGTTAACGTCGGTGTAGACTGTTATGGTTATGGAATCCGTGATGTGAATGGTGAAGTGGTCAACCGGATGCGCTGCGAGTACTTTTTTCCCAAAGGCGAGTCGATCCGCGAAGGCGATGTCATAGGCATGCTCATCACTCTCCCGCCACTTTCGCTCCACAAGAGAATCGTCGAAGGAACCTACGACCCTGCCGTCGATGGTCATGCTTCGACATCTGGCATAGAGCTCTCCATGGCTACGAACGTTATCCGGGACCGGATCCCTTTCCACTACAAATCTGACTTCTGTTGGCAACAATCCAATGTTTTCCCCACTAAACAGTTGCGCGATTACGCCTTCAATCTTAAAGAAACCCCTACGTTCGGACCACCATCACCGATGAACACCGAGGATGCATCTTTGCGTACACTGCCAGGTTCGAGTATCACAATATTTAAGAATGGCATAAAAATGGGTACTCCATTCAAAGAATTGTATGCTTTCCTTCCACCGGCCAGCCGACTTGCAAATGGGACCAATAACTTAGGTCTTGGCGAGCGTGAGAATGCGGATGACGGGATGATCGGATATTACCCGGCTGTCAGTTGTTACGGCGGTGGTGCGGTGGAATGCCGCTTCGAGGGTCCCTGGTGGATTGGACCTCCTCAAGCAGAGAACGGCGAGCCGATTCGGGGGATTGGAGAGCGCTTCAACGAGCAGATAGTCGAAGATGTTGTTGCTGACATCGTTGATGAGGTCGAGGCGATGCTCGTTTGGGGCGGGGTGGATGGTGATGTCGTCGGCAATGCCCAGATGGATGGCACTGGCACTGGTGCGGTCGGAGGCTCGGAGGTCCTTAAGGGAGGTGTGGGGGCTGCGTATGAATCTGCCGTCTCTGCCGTCTCCGCAGGCCCTGGAACGGGCCCTTCCACTGTGGAGAATAGTGTCGGCAATGTAGGCTCCCCTGATGTAGGTACTGGACATTCTACCTTCGAAGATGCGGCCAGTGTTGGTGTAGTAGGTACACCGAATACGGAGGAACCCGCTGCTAGGCCTGAAAATATCACCGTGGGCCATGATGTCGAGATGTCTTAG
- a CDS encoding bystin, with the protein MPKATSSRSAAVGRRHNPLAEDIVATGHLRTHSSKNSKRKSQSDEDQDDGERFIDAKMSRKILQIGQELADEDAAEQRTSLGNIAAKDNTAFDFESRFEDDEAFSDDEKFQDDPWGDEEEIEQVEVDPNDLDMFHKFVPGGDEDPIFNPSEQGAGGQSTNLADLILEKIAEHEAKQNGDNGPFIQGGGLPEDAVQIPAKAVEVYEKVGMILSRYKSGPLPKPFKILPSVPNWPTLLSITRPESWTANAVYAGTRIFISSKPAVAQEFISTVLLDRVREEIHETKKLNVHTYNSLRKALYKPACFFKGLLFPLVSSGTCTLREAHIVSSVIARVSIPVLHSAAALLRMCDLAAEQSLRSLESTGAVNMFIRVFLEKKYALPYKVIDALVFHFLRFRASDNDEDSMMTNGRSRDTNKAYKLPVLWHQSLLVFAQRYRNDITEDQREALLDLLLVCGHKDIGPEVRRELLAGRGRGVVVPDPEKQGALDAGDDTMDVTM; encoded by the exons ATGCCCAAAGCTACATCATCTCGCTCGGCCGCTGTTGGCCGTAGACATAATCCTCTAGCTGAAGATATCGTGGCTACAGGCCATTTACGGACCCATTCCAGCAAAAATAGCAAACGCAAGTCGCAATCCGACGAAGACCAAGATGATGGTGAACGTTTCATCGATGCAAAAATGTCTCGCAAAATCTTGCAGATTGGGCAGGAACTAGCGGACGAGGATGCTGCTGAGCAAAGGACTTCATTGGGAAATATAGCAGCGAAAGATAACACAGCATTTGATTTCGAATCTCGATTTGAGGACGATGAGGCGTTTTCCGATGACGAAAAGTTTCAGGATGACCCATGgggcgatgaggaagaaattGAGCAAGTG GAGGTCGATCCAAATGACCTTGATATGTTCCATAAGTTTGTTCCCGGTGGCGACGAAGATCCTATATTCAACCCTAGTGAACAGGGCGCTGGTGGTCAGAGCACAAATCTAGCCGATCTCATCCTTGAGAAGATTGCCGAACatgaagcaaagcaaaaCGGAGATAACGGTCCCTTCATCCAGGGCGGAGGGCTACCGGAAGATGCAGTTCAGATACCAGCCAAGGCAGTCGAAGTATATGAAAA AGTCGGTATGATCCTGTCCCGCTACAAATCCGGGCCACTTCCCAAGCCTTTCAaaattcttccttctgttcCAAATTGGCCAACTCTCCTTTCCATCACTCGACCGGAGTCATGGACCGCCAACGCTGTTTATGCCGGAACCAggatcttcatctcatcaaaACCCGCTGTTGCCCAGGAGTTTATCTCAACAGTACTCCTAGATCGGGTTCGAGAAGAAATTCACGAGACTAAGAAGCTCAACGTACATACGTACAACTCATTGAGGAAGGCACTGTACAAGCCCGCTTGCTTCTTTAAGGGGCTACTGTTCCCCCTTGTCTCTAGCGGCACTTGCACGTTACGCGAAGCACATATTGTCTCCTCGGTCATTGCCCGTGTATCCATCCCGGTATTGCATTCCGCGGCCGCTTTGTTGCGCATGTGTGATCTTGCTGCAGAGCAGTCTCTGAGGTCATTGGAAAGTACCGGCGCGGTAAATATGTTCATTAGGGTGtttttggagaagaagtacGCGCTTCCTTACAAAGTTATTGATGCGCTAGTCTTCCACTTCCTACGGTTTCGGGCGAGTGACAACGATGAAGACTCAATGATGACGAATGGACGTTCACGGGACACCAACAAAGCGTATAAGCTTCCCGTTCTTTGGCACCAGTCACTCTTGGTCTTCGCACAGCGTTACCGCAATGACATTACCGAAGATCAACGAGAGGCGCTTCTAGACTTACTCTTGGTGTGCGGGCACAAAGATATCGGGCCCGAAGTTAGACGGGAACTGCTGGCTGGCCGAGGTCGAGGTGTTGTCGTGCCTGATCCCGAGAAGCAAGGCGCCCTCGACGCTGGAGATGATACGATGGATGTTACCATGTAG
- a CDS encoding transcriptional activator hacA (transcription factor HacA): protein MSCDMEKTMSSVDSLPATPASEVPVLTVSPADTSLNSADVKTQEVKPEEKKPAKKRKSWGQELPVPKTNLPPRKRAKTEDEKEQRRIERVLRNRAAAQTSRERKRLEMEKLENEKIQMEQQNQFLLQRLSQMEAENNRLSQQLAQLAAEVRGSRANTPMPGSPATASPTLTPTLFKQERDELPLERIPFPTPSLSDYSPTLKPSTLAESSDVAQHPAVSVAGLEGDGSALPLFDLGSDLKHHSTDDVAAPLSDDDFNRLFHGDSSVEPDSSVFEDGLAFDVLEGGDLSAFPFDSMVNFDSEPVTLEGIEMAHGLPDETTCKTSSVQPGFGASTTRCDGQGIAAGC from the exons ATGTCTTGTGATATGGAGAAGACCATGTCATCGGTGGATTCGTTGCCCGCCACCCCGGCATCAGAGGTGCCGGTGCTGACGGTCTCCCCGGCCGACACATCGTTGAATAGTGCAGATGTGAAGACGCAGGAAGTCAAGccggaagagaagaagcctGCAAAGAAGCGGAAGTCGTGGGGCCAAGAACTACCAGTTCCCAAGACCAACTTGCCTCCGAG GAAACGTGCCAAaacagaagatgagaaggagCAGCGTCGCATTGAACGCGTCCTTCGAAATCGTGCGGCAGCTCAGACGTCCCGGGAGCGCAAAAGGCTGGAaatggagaagctggagaatGAAAAAATTCAGATGGAACAACAGAATCAATTCCTCCTTCAGCGGTTGTCTCAGATGGAAGCAGAGAACAATCGCTTGAGCCAACAGCTTGCTCAACTGGCTGCAGAGGTCCGCGGATCTCGTGCCAACACTCCAATGCCTGGCTCTCCAGCGACAGCATCTCCCACCCTTACACCTACCTTGTTCAAACAAGAGCGTGATGAACTTCCTCTCGAACGCATCCCTTTCCCTACTCCCTCTCTGAGTGATTACTCCCCTACCTTGAAGCCTTCCACTCTGGCTGAGTCCTCCGACGTGGCACAACAT CCTGCAGTGTCCGTCGCTGGACTCGAAGGAGATGGAAGCGCCCTCCCACTTTTCGACCTCGGCTCAGACCTTAAACATCACTCTACAGATGACGTTGCAGCTCCTCTTTCTGACGATGACTTCAACCGCTTATTCCACGGTGATTCATCCGTTGAACCAGATTCTTCTGTCTTTGAAGACGGGCTTGCCTTTGATGTTCTCGAAGGAGGAGATCTATCAGCATTTCCATTTGATTCTATGGTTAATTTCGACTCCGAGCCTGTCACCCTCGAAGGCATCGAGATGGCCCACGGGCTTCCGGATGAGACTACTTGCAAGACTTCTAGCGTGCAACCCGGCTTTGGCGCGTCCACTACGCGATGCGACGGGCAGGGCATTGCAGCTGGCTGTTAG